In Vidua chalybeata isolate OUT-0048 chromosome 5, bVidCha1 merged haplotype, whole genome shotgun sequence, one genomic interval encodes:
- the ADM2 gene encoding protein ADM2, whose product MRAPAPLALGCVSFALCLLQLPHGRALPPRRAPPARSPPEGIPALPGDPPAPQPIGTLRHRAPVPRHGPWVALRHRPLAPRPPPWHVRRLILRHDPRRDPRRDPRPARGRRHAGRHLVRVGCVLGTCQVQNLSHRLWQLRGQSGRRDSSPMNPNSPHSYG is encoded by the exons ATgcgagccccggccccgctggcGCTGGGTTGCGTCAGCTTCGCGCtgtgcctcctgcagctgccccacGGCCGGGCCCTGCCGCCGCGCAG GGCCCCCCCGGCGCGGAGCCCCCCGGAGGGGATCCCCGCTCTCCCCGGAGaccccccggccccgcagcccaTCGGGACCCTGCGACACCGAGCGCCGGTTCCGCGGCACGGCCCGTGGGTCGCCCTCCGGCACCGCCCGCTcgccccccggcccccgccgTGGCACGTCCGGCGCCTCATCCTGCGGCACGACCCCCGGCGGGACCCCCGGCGGgacccccgcccggcccggggccgccgccaCGCCGGGCGACACCTGGTGCGGGTGGGCTGCGTGCTGGGCACCTGCCAGGTGCAGAACCTGAGCCACCGCCTGTGGCAGCTGCGGGGACAGTCGGGGCGCCGGGACTCGTCCCCCATGAACCCCAACAGCCCCCACAGCTACGGCTGA